A single window of Tetrapisispora phaffii CBS 4417 chromosome 16, complete genome DNA harbors:
- the NHP10 gene encoding Nhp10p (similar to Saccharomyces cerevisiae NHP10 (YDL002C); ancestral locus Anc_3.210), with translation MSDSELKRKFDELKEENDTLALGIQRTRMSIKRLKLEYSVLLERLEARLEVDPELNYENPLPTLESFKKELLAKPIKKGKSKTQKAKDRDPNLPKRPTNAYLLFCEVTKEKIREAGTQDVTKGLAEAWKKLNEEDRKPFYKMYNDDRERYKKEMDEYMKKHSNHTGEEATLIKDEPDTDGETSSTNVKIASKENIELDLDDDEDEEIGEEEEEEEEEEEEEEEEEDDDGVDIEEDDNSNDNELEEDKKKTDKSR, from the coding sequence ATGTCTGATTCTGAATTGAAGAGAAAGTTCGATGAGCTTAAAGAGGAAAATGATACTTTAGCACTTGGTATTCAAAGAACTAGGATGTCAATTAAAAGATTGAAACTAGAATATAGTGTATTATTAGAGAGACTTGAAGCTAGATTGGAAGTTGATCCGGAATTGAATTATGAAAACCCATTACCTACATTAGAATCGTTCaagaaagaattattagcTAAACCAATTAAGAAAGGCAAGAGTAAAACTCAAAAGGCTAAAGATAGAGATCCGAATTTACCTAAAAGACCTACCAAtgcatatttattattttgcGAAGTCACTAAAGAGAAAATAAGAGAAGCAGGTACCCAAGATGTAACTAAAGGATTAGCAGAAGCATGgaagaaattgaatgaGGAAGATAGAAAAccattttataaaatgtaTAATGATGATAGAGAAAGGTATAAGAAGGAGATGGATGAATATATGAAGAAACATAGTAATCATACGGGAGAAGAAGCTactttaataaaagatgaaCCAGATACAGATGGTGAAACATCGAGTACTAATGTGAAAATAGCAAGTAAAGAGAACATTGAACTTGATTTAGATGATGAcgaagatgaagaaattggtgaagaggaagaagaagaggaagaagaagaggagGAGGAAGAGGAGGAGGAAGATGACGACGGAGTCGACATCGAGGAAGATGACAATAGCAATGATAACGAACTCGAAGAagacaaaaagaaaacagaCAAATCCAGATAG